The following are encoded together in the Zingiber officinale cultivar Zhangliang chromosome 8A, Zo_v1.1, whole genome shotgun sequence genome:
- the LOC122009872 gene encoding uncharacterized protein LOC122009872 codes for MPPRRVYQRRKTNGRDGGEREEERRDAPPSPPLPDAATRILEGMARLLEQHTGNTHRGRQEDVYMQFRRMDPKDFAGTTDPFVAEGWIRSLEVIFQYMDMADADRVRCAIYLLKDDALLWREGAEKGVNQNTLTWEEFKGIFYDKYFTADVRSRLKREFMSLRQGDLSVAEFVKKFDRGCHFVPLIANDATEILRHFLDGLRPTIRRDVLLADPTEYQDAVTRAFRAKQSLRDIEWEVQKKRPPPQQQQQQNKKSYTGPQKGQGQTKLQGKTKQPLQGATAVKTEEKPLCKECNRQHYGQCLWGTYKCFKCGGDGHKAKECPKLREPVTGRAFVMHAKEARHYTLLVRALEPII; via the coding sequence ATGCCTCCAAGACGAGTCTATCAAAGGCGTAAGACAAATGGCCGTGATGGAGGAGAACGTGAGGAGGAGAGACGTGATGCACCTCCCTCACCTCCGCTACCAGATGCTGCTACCCGAATACTGGAAGGAATGGCTCGGCTCCTGGAACAGCATACTGGTAACACCCATAGGGGACGACAGGAAGACGTGTATATGCAGTTCAGAAGGATGGACCCTAAGGATTTTGCTGGCACTACCGACCCCTTTGTTGCTGAGGGGTGGATCCGATCTTTGGAGGTGATATTCCAATACATGGACATGGCTGACGCTGACAGAGTTCGATGTGCCATATATCTACTGAAGGATGATGCTTTGTTATGGCGGGAGGGAGCTGAAAAGGGGGTTAATCAGAATACCCTGACCTGGGAGGAGTTCAAGGGAATCTTCTACGACAAGTATTTTACCGCTGATGTGAGATCGAGGTTGAAGAGGGAGTTTATGAGTCTCCGTCAGGGAGACTTGTCTGTTGCTGAATTTGTTAAGAAATTCGATAGAGGATGCCATTTTGTGCCCCTTATTGCAAATGATGCTACGGAAATATTAAGGCACTTTCTGGATGGCCTCAGGCCTACTATCCGTCGGGATGTTCTGTTGGCCGATCCGACTGAATACCAAGATGCCGTCACTAGAGCCTTCAGAGCCAAGCAGTCCTTGAGGGATATCGAGTGGGAAGTGCAGAAAAAGAGGCCTCCTCcacaacagcaacaacagcagAATAAGAAGTCATATACTGGACCACAGAAAGGGCAAGGACAGACGAAACTTCAAGGGAAAACGAAGCAACCACTGCAGGGAGCAACTGCCGTCAAGACAGAGGAAAAACCATTGTGTAAGGAGTGCAATCGTCAGCACTATGGCCAGTGCCTATGGGGCACCTACAAGTGCTTCAAATGCGGAGGAGACGGGCACAAAGCTAAAGAATGCCCGAAGTTGCGAGAACCGGTGACCGGACGAGCATTTGTGATGCATGCCAAGGAAGCAAGACACTAtactttgttagttagagccctagagccaatcatttga